A single genomic interval of bacterium harbors:
- a CDS encoding protein serine/threonine phosphatase 2C family protein, which produces MIYFLFLITLLFNTTKPIEVEALSLQGSRPYQQDRYYVAANKADQCLAAIFDGHGTYGDEVAEFLKNEAPAAFNAIVLEKPVIEKAFRALNNKLYQLLGKDKTDESGATGLVVLQNKDHFFIAHCGDSRAVWGYKKIEQTVDHTASNPKEIERVGKKNVKTVHGVERLGGTLMVTRSFGDVALKKIGLSATPEIAILSKSEYPYLLLGCDGVFDLTSGLSGSDQFDEQTDSFLWSMFQIAANKNQALRRIMFQTVIAVMLHEDEFEKGAISAMYRDYTNNNVAHFPLYPLDRRFKTEKERQALLLVGILTNKFNDWTEQELSAFVSKHQAMLHDNTTLVLIVDKTSMPQKEVVPPTVAKKSSWLKRIWNWQWPWSR; this is translated from the coding sequence ATGATTTATTTTCTATTCTTAATCACATTATTATTTAATACAACAAAACCGATTGAGGTTGAGGCTCTCTCTTTGCAGGGTTCACGGCCGTATCAGCAGGATCGATATTATGTTGCAGCAAATAAAGCCGACCAGTGCCTTGCTGCTATTTTTGACGGCCATGGAACATACGGGGATGAGGTGGCGGAGTTCTTGAAAAACGAAGCGCCTGCCGCTTTCAATGCCATTGTCCTTGAAAAGCCGGTGATCGAAAAAGCTTTTCGGGCCCTTAACAATAAGCTTTATCAATTACTTGGCAAAGATAAAACTGATGAATCGGGTGCAACCGGGCTTGTGGTGTTGCAGAATAAAGATCATTTTTTCATTGCACATTGTGGTGATTCACGCGCTGTTTGGGGTTACAAAAAGATCGAACAGACGGTTGATCATACTGCTTCAAACCCAAAAGAGATTGAGCGCGTGGGAAAAAAGAATGTCAAAACGGTCCATGGAGTCGAACGACTGGGTGGAACTTTGATGGTTACCCGTTCCTTTGGGGATGTGGCACTCAAAAAAATTGGACTTAGTGCGACGCCTGAAATTGCCATTCTTTCAAAGTCAGAATATCCCTATCTGCTGCTTGGATGTGATGGTGTGTTTGATTTAACGAGTGGCTTGTCTGGATCAGATCAGTTTGATGAGCAAACAGACTCTTTTTTATGGTCAATGTTTCAAATAGCTGCGAACAAAAATCAGGCTTTGCGTCGCATCATGTTTCAGACTGTCATTGCCGTTATGTTGCATGAAGATGAGTTTGAAAAGGGGGCCATCAGTGCCATGTACCGTGATTATACAAACAATAATGTTGCCCACTTTCCTCTTTACCCTCTGGATCGTAGGTTTAAAACAGAAAAAGAACGGCAAGCTCTCCTACTTGTCGGAATTTTAACTAACAAATTCAATGATTGGACCGAACAAGAGTTGTCAGCATTCGTTTCCAAACACCAAGCTATGCTGCACGATAACACGACGCTTGTTTTAATAGTTGACAAAACTTCCATGCCGCAAAAAGAGGTGGTTCCTCCGACAGTAGCCAAAAAATCTTCTTGGCTGAAGCGAATTTGGAACTGGCAATGGCCATGGTCACGGTAG
- a CDS encoding L-threonylcarbamoyladenylate synthase yields the protein MYFLSWKSHEVNTFLYQKIVENKVFLGSTDTVLGLMSAATPQGRARLNSIKRRDDKPYIILIDSMNELELFVDRAVQDRLLPFLEQIWPGPISVIMPAKSGIASFYVGNEQKIALRMPDHAGLLRVMHRCGPLFSTSANISNSPTPDNIIDIDPVIIEQVEAVVMDDGIEKKNIPSTIIEYKDGQCVIVRAGAFDSAALLKKYAMAIQGCEK from the coding sequence ATGTATTTTTTATCTTGGAAGTCTCATGAAGTAAATACGTTTTTGTATCAGAAAATAGTTGAAAATAAAGTTTTTTTGGGCTCAACAGATACCGTTTTGGGGTTAATGTCTGCTGCGACGCCGCAAGGCAGGGCTAGACTTAATAGTATTAAACGAAGGGATGATAAACCTTATATTATCTTAATAGATTCAATGAATGAGCTTGAGCTTTTTGTTGATCGGGCGGTACAAGATCGTCTTTTGCCTTTTTTGGAACAGATATGGCCAGGGCCTATTTCAGTTATTATGCCAGCAAAAAGTGGAATAGCCTCTTTTTATGTGGGAAATGAGCAAAAAATCGCACTTCGTATGCCCGATCATGCAGGGCTTCTGAGAGTAATGCATAGGTGCGGACCCCTTTTTTCGACCAGTGCAAATATCAGCAATAGTCCTACTCCGGACAATATTATTGATATAGATCCTGTTATTATTGAGCAAGTTGAAGCGGTGGTTATGGATGATGGCATTGAAAAAAAGAATATTCCATCAACAATAATAGAATATAAAGACGGACAATGTGTGATTGTAAGAGCTGGAGCCTTTGATTCAGCGGCTTTGTTAAAAAAATACGCTATGGCAATACAAGGGTGCGAAAAGTGA
- a CDS encoding DUF1343 domain-containing protein translates to MKPSIIHFLATALTTFSVTISTANHFHYGIESVNQKLIKKMCSKTDPRIGLVTNQTGIVHNGVKSVDFLKTQGITVSVIFAPEHGYWGVVPAGKDVASTVKPNLGIPVVSLYAHGAGKKITAQQMDLVDILIFDIQDVGMRHFTYISLLYKVMEAAKTFDKPLIVCDRPNPLGGLMEGPLVEPSLISFISIAPVPLRHGMTIGELALYFNRYQMNNSVSLHVAKMKKYKRAPLESLHAPLSPNIKTIESVRGYSFLGLVGEIAPFDVGISSDTPFEILGLQTSEPQATLFLENIKKEFDKVGLASSMISYLAERNGKTYTGLKFDFSKPTPVSTIQSLIYIIQKAVEAKLKISFSASFDKAFGNSLLKKQYESVSIASFALLQEPLAIFYKKAKATFLYKPYPFIKTLN, encoded by the coding sequence CAGCAAATCATTTTCATTATGGCATTGAATCGGTTAATCAAAAACTAATCAAAAAAATGTGCTCCAAGACAGATCCACGCATTGGACTGGTAACCAATCAAACAGGCATAGTTCACAACGGAGTTAAAAGTGTAGATTTTTTGAAAACACAGGGAATTACCGTTTCTGTCATCTTTGCACCTGAACATGGATACTGGGGCGTCGTCCCTGCAGGCAAAGACGTTGCATCAACCGTTAAGCCCAACCTTGGCATTCCAGTCGTAAGTTTATATGCACATGGTGCGGGTAAAAAAATTACCGCGCAACAGATGGACCTCGTCGACATTTTGATTTTCGACATCCAGGATGTTGGCATGCGACATTTTACCTATATTTCTCTGTTGTACAAAGTAATGGAAGCGGCAAAAACGTTTGACAAACCCCTCATTGTATGTGATCGGCCCAATCCACTGGGTGGTTTGATGGAAGGACCACTGGTAGAACCATCTTTAATCTCTTTTATTTCGATTGCGCCAGTTCCACTGCGACATGGCATGACCATCGGCGAACTTGCACTCTATTTTAACAGATATCAGATGAATAACAGCGTTTCGTTACATGTTGCAAAAATGAAAAAGTACAAGCGTGCACCATTAGAATCTTTACATGCACCACTTTCTCCGAATATTAAGACTATAGAGTCAGTTCGCGGCTACAGTTTTTTGGGACTTGTTGGAGAAATAGCACCTTTTGACGTTGGAATTAGCTCAGACACACCTTTTGAAATATTAGGCTTACAAACTTCTGAACCGCAAGCTACACTTTTTTTAGAGAACATCAAAAAAGAATTTGATAAAGTTGGACTTGCTTCTTCCATGATCTCTTACCTTGCAGAAAGAAATGGAAAAACATACACAGGTCTGAAATTTGATTTTTCAAAGCCTACTCCAGTTTCAACCATACAATCACTTATATACATTATTCAAAAAGCAGTTGAAGCGAAACTGAAAATTTCTTTTTCTGCATCTTTTGATAAAGCTTTTGGCAACAGTTTACTCAAAAAACAGTATGAATCAGTCTCAATTGCTAGTTTTGCACTCCTGCAGGAACCATTAGCAATATTTTATAAAAAAGCAAAAGCAACCTTTTTGTACAAACCATATCCATTCATAAAAACACTCAACTAA
- a CDS encoding thioredoxin family protein yields the protein MKCKLFVISVFCLHNLIGTEIRVISDQQEFETLLAYSKLPIFAVFTAPWCSICKSIKEPLKQVINSSVFKDKINFVSIDFDKNNALCSVYKVDRVPTFCYFYDGKKVRQDVGVKRNVEIKTFFETALSETFRLNDQKVISYNYETFSFKSLIARVTKPPLQALKNGIEWCLERL from the coding sequence ATGAAGTGTAAGCTGTTTGTTATAAGTGTGTTTTGTTTACATAATCTTATTGGTACAGAGATACGAGTTATTTCTGATCAACAGGAGTTTGAAACCTTGTTGGCATACAGCAAGCTACCCATATTTGCTGTGTTTACAGCTCCTTGGTGTTCTATCTGTAAATCAATCAAAGAACCATTAAAACAGGTTATTAATAGTAGTGTGTTTAAAGATAAAATTAATTTTGTAAGTATCGATTTTGATAAAAATAATGCATTATGCAGTGTTTATAAAGTAGACCGTGTACCTACATTTTGCTATTTTTATGATGGTAAAAAGGTAAGGCAAGATGTTGGTGTAAAGCGCAATGTTGAGATTAAAACATTTTTTGAAACCGCACTAAGCGAAACATTTAGGTTGAATGATCAAAAAGTTATCAGTTATAACTATGAAACATTTTCTTTCAAATCGTTGATTGCAAGAGTTACAAAACCTCCATTGCAAGCACTCAAAAATGGTATTGAATGGTGTCTTGAACGGCTTTAG
- a CDS encoding ribonucleoside-diphosphate reductase subunit alpha: MRVGLATELAVSLRVKRHDGIIGHFNIDRLKSSLEWAANGLAHKVDFELIIQEVTKYLFDNITPVEISESLILAVVSLIERDPVYGYISGRLLFKKLFKEVTGHSTMRTDHEAMYMQAFTDGIQLGVQKNIYDERLLEFDLDFLATHLIFERDNLFDYMGMRTLYERYFSHVGQTRFELPQAFWMRVAMGLCFNEPNKNDMAVKFYNIFSTLKYTAGTPTLLHSGLVRPQLSSCFLTTVDDDLKHIFKCYGDNAQLSKWSGGVATDFTNLRACGAMIESIKTESQGLIPFLKIANDVTAAINRSGKRRGATCAYLETWHYEIEDFLDLRRNTGDERRRTHDINTANWIPDLFIKRVNADGQWTLFSPDETPDLHHLYGKAFEKRYIEYELLAEQGRMRLFKTIEAKALWRKMLSRLFETGHPWITFKDPSNIRSPQDHAGVIHSSNLCTEILLNTSNAETAVCNLGSINLGQHIIDGVLNKTMLAETIHAAVRMLDNVIDINFYPTAEAEAANFKHRPIGLGVMGFQDALYKLNITFDSTAAIEFADESMEYIAFHTISASAELAKERGTYASYQGSKWDRNIFPQDTIDLLEQERGEPIRITRGGKLAWDSVRQKVKTYGMRNSNVMAIAPTATISNIVGCIPCIEPIYKNLYVKSNMSGEFTIVNKYLVADLQLLGLWNNTMLEKLKYFDGSVQYIEEIPAHIKAKYKEVFEIDPIHLIEMTARRGKWIDQSVSHNVFLKGTSGKLLNDVYMGAWERGLKTTYYLRTLGASQIEKSTLDAKKFGFTQKREYDHAAGRTEIQEPVQTKNTAHDTITGARVCSLQEDPECDVCQ; the protein is encoded by the coding sequence ATGCGTGTTGGACTAGCAACTGAGTTAGCTGTTTCATTAAGGGTCAAACGGCATGATGGAATAATTGGCCATTTTAATATCGACCGGCTTAAAAGCAGCCTTGAATGGGCAGCAAATGGATTAGCACATAAAGTTGATTTTGAACTGATCATACAGGAGGTTACAAAATATCTCTTTGACAACATTACACCAGTTGAGATCTCAGAAAGTTTAATTCTTGCAGTCGTATCGTTAATTGAACGTGACCCTGTCTATGGATACATCTCTGGCAGACTACTTTTTAAAAAACTTTTCAAAGAGGTTACTGGTCATTCAACTATGCGTACCGATCATGAAGCAATGTATATGCAAGCATTCACTGATGGCATCCAACTAGGTGTTCAAAAAAATATCTATGACGAACGCCTACTTGAATTTGATTTAGATTTTTTAGCGACGCACCTCATATTCGAACGTGATAATCTTTTTGATTACATGGGCATGAGAACGTTGTATGAGCGATATTTTTCTCATGTGGGTCAAACTCGTTTTGAGCTTCCTCAAGCTTTTTGGATGCGTGTAGCAATGGGTCTCTGTTTCAACGAACCTAACAAAAACGATATGGCAGTAAAATTTTACAATATATTTTCTACATTGAAATATACCGCAGGAACGCCAACTTTATTGCATTCTGGCCTTGTAAGACCACAATTAAGCTCCTGCTTTTTAACCACGGTTGATGATGATTTGAAGCATATTTTCAAATGTTACGGAGATAACGCACAGCTTTCAAAATGGTCTGGGGGAGTTGCTACCGATTTTACCAATTTGAGAGCATGCGGTGCCATGATTGAATCAATCAAAACTGAAAGCCAAGGTTTAATTCCTTTTTTAAAGATCGCAAATGATGTTACGGCAGCAATTAATAGAAGTGGAAAGCGTCGTGGCGCAACGTGCGCATACCTTGAAACATGGCATTATGAGATTGAGGATTTTCTTGATTTAAGACGTAATACGGGCGATGAACGACGACGTACTCATGATATTAATACCGCAAACTGGATTCCGGATCTTTTCATAAAACGTGTAAATGCTGATGGCCAATGGACACTGTTTTCTCCTGATGAAACTCCCGATCTACACCACCTGTATGGTAAAGCGTTTGAAAAAAGATATATTGAATACGAGCTTCTGGCCGAGCAGGGCCGTATGCGCCTATTTAAAACTATTGAAGCAAAAGCACTGTGGCGAAAGATGTTGAGTCGCTTATTTGAAACAGGGCATCCATGGATCACTTTCAAAGATCCTTCAAATATTCGCTCTCCTCAAGATCATGCAGGCGTCATCCATAGTTCTAACTTATGTACCGAAATCTTACTTAATACATCAAATGCTGAAACTGCCGTCTGCAACCTTGGATCAATCAATTTAGGACAACATATTATTGACGGTGTATTAAATAAAACGATGCTTGCAGAAACCATTCATGCTGCAGTTCGCATGCTTGATAATGTCATAGATATTAACTTCTACCCAACCGCCGAAGCTGAAGCTGCAAACTTTAAACACAGACCAATAGGGTTAGGAGTAATGGGCTTTCAAGATGCATTATATAAACTAAATATAACATTTGATTCTACTGCAGCTATTGAATTCGCAGATGAATCTATGGAATACATAGCATTTCATACAATTTCTGCATCTGCCGAACTTGCAAAAGAGCGTGGAACCTATGCGTCATACCAAGGATCAAAATGGGATCGTAACATCTTTCCTCAAGATACAATTGATCTTTTAGAACAGGAGCGCGGTGAACCTATTCGAATAACGCGAGGTGGAAAGCTTGCATGGGATTCTGTACGCCAAAAAGTAAAAACTTACGGAATGCGTAACTCAAATGTCATGGCAATTGCTCCAACAGCTACTATTTCAAATATTGTCGGATGCATTCCTTGTATTGAGCCAATTTATAAAAATCTGTATGTCAAATCGAATATGAGCGGCGAATTCACTATCGTAAATAAGTACCTCGTTGCAGATTTACAACTACTAGGATTATGGAACAATACAATGCTTGAAAAACTTAAATATTTTGATGGCAGCGTTCAGTATATTGAAGAAATTCCTGCTCACATCAAAGCAAAATACAAAGAGGTTTTTGAAATAGATCCAATCCATCTGATTGAGATGACCGCACGCCGGGGAAAATGGATCGATCAAAGTGTTTCGCACAATGTATTTCTAAAAGGCACTTCAGGTAAACTACTCAATGATGTATATATGGGCGCATGGGAGCGTGGCTTAAAAACAACCTATTACTTACGAACATTAGGCGCAAGTCAAATAGAAAAATCAACACTTGATGCAAAAAAATTTGGATTTACACAAAAACGTGAATACGACCATGCTGCAGGACGTACAGAAATACAGGAGCCAGTTCAAACTAAAAATACTGCTCATGATACAATAACAGGCGCAAGAGTATGTTCTTTGCAAGAAGATCCAGAATGTGATGTTTGTCAGTAG
- a CDS encoding ribonucleotide-diphosphate reductase subunit beta produces MNQGIINNSLVDPNKILPMRYLWARQHYKDGVANNWTPEEISMQQDIEQWKSKDFLNDVERRMVLWNMGFFSTAESLTANNLVLTVYKHVTNPECRQYLLRQAYEEAVHTDTFIYCCDSLGLDPDLIYNMYQTIPSIKAKDDFVIELTKSILDPDFKTDSPKNIQRFLHDLIGFYVIMEGIFFYAGFAMMLALKRRNKLSGIGEQFEYIMRDESIHLAFGCDLINTIKSENAEVWTAEFQAEIVELIKQSVELEKLYAHDACPTGIVGINAQQFCEYVEYIADRRLERIDLPKVYATKNPFPWMSQSTDLSKEKNFFETRVTEYQTAASLEWE; encoded by the coding sequence ATGAACCAAGGAATTATTAATAACTCGCTTGTCGATCCAAATAAGATTTTGCCTATGCGTTATTTGTGGGCGCGCCAACATTACAAAGACGGCGTAGCAAACAACTGGACACCGGAAGAGATTTCGATGCAGCAGGATATTGAACAATGGAAATCGAAAGACTTTCTTAATGATGTTGAACGTCGAATGGTGCTGTGGAATATGGGTTTCTTTTCTACAGCCGAGTCATTAACTGCAAATAACCTTGTATTAACAGTGTATAAACATGTTACAAACCCTGAGTGTCGACAATACCTTTTACGACAAGCATATGAAGAAGCCGTACATACAGATACTTTTATCTACTGTTGCGATTCGTTAGGGCTCGATCCTGATCTGATATATAATATGTATCAGACGATTCCATCGATTAAAGCAAAAGATGATTTTGTGATCGAACTTACCAAATCGATTTTAGATCCTGACTTTAAAACAGACTCACCAAAGAACATTCAACGATTTTTGCATGATTTAATCGGCTTTTATGTGATTATGGAAGGTATCTTTTTTTATGCGGGTTTTGCAATGATGCTTGCATTAAAAAGAAGAAATAAACTGTCAGGCATTGGTGAACAGTTCGAATATATTATGCGAGATGAAAGCATTCACCTCGCATTTGGATGTGATCTGATCAATACAATTAAATCTGAAAACGCAGAAGTCTGGACAGCTGAATTTCAAGCAGAAATTGTAGAGCTTATCAAACAGTCAGTAGAACTTGAAAAGCTTTATGCACATGATGCCTGCCCTACGGGAATTGTGGGCATTAACGCACAGCAGTTTTGTGAATACGTTGAGTACATAGCAGATAGACGATTAGAGCGCATAGATTTACCCAAAGTATATGCAACTAAAAATCCATTTCCGTGGATGTCGCAATCTACTGATTTAAGTAAAGAAAAAAACTTTTTTGAAACTCGAGTAACAGAATATCAGACTGCTGCATCGCTTGAATGGGAGTAA
- a CDS encoding CPBP family intramembrane metalloprotease: protein MSSLYLYDRPGLFYFLSICTSWISWFIAAYLSHLEAYQRVSGILMLIGLVSPTVVAFTMIYVNDNLKKDLSERLFTFTALKPFYVLLAFSIMPFSILLAQGISLLFGYSAEQFLLSSHASFSFSLFPAWMMLLVAPTIEELAWHSYGTDCLRTRFSLFTTCIIFALFWVGWHFPLSFIKGYYHSNIAESSWIYSLNFAISLFPFVFLMNWLYYKADRSIIVAIIFHVTAGFFNELFATHPDSKIIQTVLLSILTLVIIYKQKHLFFNGQAQK, encoded by the coding sequence ATGAGTTCTCTATATCTTTATGATAGGCCCGGCCTTTTTTATTTTTTGTCTATCTGTACAAGTTGGATAAGTTGGTTTATAGCAGCCTACCTTAGCCATTTAGAAGCATATCAACGTGTATCCGGTATCTTGATGCTTATTGGTCTGGTGAGCCCTACCGTTGTAGCCTTTACGATGATATATGTGAATGACAATTTAAAAAAAGATCTATCGGAAAGACTTTTTACTTTTACTGCTTTGAAGCCTTTTTATGTATTACTTGCGTTTAGCATAATGCCTTTTAGTATTTTACTTGCTCAAGGTATCTCTCTTTTATTTGGATATAGTGCTGAGCAATTTTTATTATCAAGTCACGCATCATTTTCTTTTAGTTTATTCCCCGCGTGGATGATGTTATTGGTTGCACCGACTATAGAAGAGCTTGCTTGGCATTCTTATGGCACAGACTGTTTACGTACCAGGTTTAGCCTCTTTACCACTTGCATAATTTTTGCCTTATTTTGGGTGGGTTGGCATTTTCCTCTTTCCTTTATAAAAGGGTATTATCATAGTAATATTGCTGAAAGTAGTTGGATTTACTCTTTAAATTTTGCTATTAGCTTGTTTCCCTTTGTATTTTTGATGAATTGGCTTTATTATAAAGCAGACAGAAGCATCATAGTTGCAATTATTTTTCATGTTACGGCAGGTTTTTTTAATGAACTATTTGCTACTCATCCTGATTCAAAAATTATTCAAACAGTACTTTTGAGCATACTTACGCTGGTAATCATTTATAAGCAAAAACATCTTTTTTTCAATGGTCAAGCACAAAAGTAA